In one window of bacterium DNA:
- a CDS encoding UvrD-helicase domain-containing protein produces the protein MSFLRELNPVQKEAVQTLEGPVMIIAGAGSGKTRVLTYRIAYLLQAGVPAYNILALTFTNKAAREMRERIEQVIPGDEARRIWMGTFHATFARLLRRDAERIGFQRSFSIYDTEDSQGVVKSIMNDLGINTQQVSPSAVRHAISAAKNKMMTPAALADKAFDIFEQKVAEVFTEYEKRLKSSNAMDFDDLILHPIRLLDEHPDVLESWQKQFRFILIDEYQDTNQAQYQIVRRLAGKTKNICVVGDDAQSIYAFRGADIRNILEFERHFENARVFRLEQNYRSTKSILAGADSVIKHNRKQIAKTLWTENDAGDMISVLETADEGEEAHKIVLCMQEEARKRKLQLNDFAVLYRTNAQSRAIEDAMRRSGIPYTIVGGVEFYRRKEIKDILAYLRLIVNPDDDEAGLRVINYPTRGIGATSVGRIRDYAGEEGISFFEAVKRAETVPSLTTAATRRVQEFVRLVQKYTTLRGEISAGELVSSLIDELGLVTSFKNEGTADARMRLDNIQELLSAVTEFETEDGQNTLEAFLEQASLVSDIDNLDDARNAVTLMTLHAAKGLEFPVIFLVGMEEGLFPSSMAIERDEVEEERRLCYVGMTRAMQKLYMTHARSRVRWGERLEQVSSRFLDEIDESVVQRESTRRRAPYAGNGLGSSHRGGQRGRRGTGVPANKPRPKRNEYSQLGSADSYSQMDGEISIGSYVIHATFGRGKLLSIQGTGDMARGVVLFDSVGKKTLVLKFAGLKPA, from the coding sequence ATGTCCTTTCTTCGTGAACTGAATCCCGTCCAGAAAGAAGCGGTGCAAACGCTGGAAGGACCCGTGATGATCATCGCGGGCGCCGGAAGCGGGAAAACCCGCGTGCTCACCTACCGCATCGCTTACCTGCTGCAGGCCGGCGTCCCGGCCTACAACATCCTTGCCCTCACTTTTACGAACAAGGCCGCGCGCGAAATGCGTGAGCGTATCGAACAGGTGATCCCGGGCGACGAAGCCCGTCGCATCTGGATGGGGACGTTCCATGCCACCTTCGCCCGTCTGCTGCGGCGCGATGCTGAACGCATCGGCTTCCAGCGCAGTTTCTCGATTTACGACACTGAAGATTCGCAGGGTGTGGTCAAGAGCATCATGAACGATCTCGGGATCAACACGCAGCAGGTCTCTCCCTCCGCCGTGCGGCATGCCATCAGTGCCGCAAAGAACAAGATGATGACACCTGCGGCCCTGGCGGACAAAGCCTTCGACATTTTCGAGCAGAAAGTCGCCGAGGTGTTCACCGAATATGAGAAGAGGCTCAAGTCCTCCAACGCGATGGATTTCGACGACCTCATTCTGCACCCCATTCGTCTGCTCGACGAACATCCCGACGTGCTGGAAAGCTGGCAGAAGCAGTTCCGCTTCATTCTCATCGACGAATACCAGGATACCAATCAGGCGCAGTATCAGATCGTGCGCCGTCTGGCGGGGAAGACGAAGAACATCTGCGTGGTGGGCGACGATGCGCAGAGTATTTATGCCTTCCGCGGCGCCGACATCCGCAACATTCTCGAATTCGAACGGCATTTTGAAAACGCACGGGTGTTCCGGCTCGAACAGAATTACCGCTCGACCAAGTCCATTCTTGCCGGTGCGGATTCTGTCATCAAGCACAACAGGAAGCAGATTGCAAAAACGCTGTGGACGGAGAATGACGCGGGCGACATGATCAGCGTACTCGAAACGGCAGATGAGGGAGAGGAAGCACACAAAATCGTGTTGTGCATGCAGGAGGAAGCGCGCAAGCGCAAGCTGCAGCTCAACGATTTCGCGGTGCTGTATCGCACCAATGCGCAGAGCCGTGCGATCGAGGATGCCATGCGCCGCAGCGGTATTCCCTATACCATCGTCGGCGGCGTGGAATTCTACCGGCGCAAGGAGATCAAGGATATCCTTGCCTACCTGCGTCTTATCGTCAATCCCGACGACGACGAAGCGGGACTGCGCGTGATCAATTATCCCACACGCGGCATCGGGGCGACTTCGGTGGGACGCATCCGGGACTACGCCGGGGAAGAGGGCATTTCATTTTTTGAAGCGGTCAAGCGTGCGGAAACAGTGCCGAGTCTCACCACCGCGGCGACGCGGCGCGTGCAGGAATTCGTGCGTCTCGTGCAGAAATACACCACCCTGCGCGGCGAAATAAGTGCCGGGGAACTGGTCAGCTCGCTGATCGATGAACTGGGACTGGTGACATCCTTCAAAAACGAAGGCACGGCCGATGCGCGTATGCGCCTCGACAACATCCAGGAACTGCTCTCCGCCGTTACCGAGTTTGAGACCGAGGATGGGCAGAATACACTGGAAGCCTTTCTCGAGCAGGCTTCCCTGGTTTCGGATATCGACAACCTCGACGATGCGCGCAACGCGGTAACGCTGATGACGCTGCATGCCGCGAAAGGATTGGAATTCCCCGTCATCTTTCTCGTCGGTATGGAAGAAGGACTTTTCCCCTCTTCCATGGCCATCGAACGTGACGAGGTGGAAGAGGAGCGTCGTCTGTGTTATGTGGGCATGACGCGTGCGATGCAGAAACTGTATATGACGCATGCACGTTCCCGTGTGCGCTGGGGCGAACGCCTCGAACAGGTTTCCTCCCGCTTCCTCGATGAGATCGACGAGAGTGTGGTGCAGCGCGAAAGCACGCGCCGCCGGGCACCATATGCGGGGAACGGACTTGGCAGCAGTCATCGCGGAGGCCAGCGCGGCCGCCGCGGCACCGGCGTACCCGCCAACAAGCCCCGTCCCAAACGCAATGAGTACAGTCAGCTCGGCAGTGCGGATTCATACTCGCAGATGGACGGCGAAATCTCCATCGGCAGCTATGTCATCCACGCCACGTTCGGCCGCGGCAAGCTGCTCTCCATCCAGGGTACCGGCGACATGGCCCGCGGCGTCGTCCTCTTCGACTCCGTCGGAAAGAAAACCCTCGTCCTCAAATTCGCCGGACTCAAACCCGCGTAG
- the lysS gene encoding lysine--tRNA ligase, which produces MQNGQTEDLNDLMRRRREEYHELLERGVQPYAYEFPVDAEAADILASFTDEAEERNVALAGRIMTIRRMGKASFTHITDHTGKIQIYVKRDDVGEDSYKMFKLLDIGDVIGVKGFVFRTRTGEVSVHAKEIVLLAKSLRPLPVPKEKTDEEGNKVVYDQFADKELRYRKRALDLIVNPSVKDVFVKRSQLIRSMRAFLDGRGYLEVETPVLQPLYGGAAARPFVTHHNALDMTLYLRIADELYLKRLIVGGFHGVYEISKDFRNEGMDRNHNPEFTMMELYVAYKDYRWMMELVEEMLFTINKAVNNSNTAVVGGEEIDFTPPFRRLSMFDSIKEHTGEDLRGKDEAGLREAAKRLGVELEDSDGPGKIIDEIFSERVEDNLIQPTFITDYPLELSPLAKKHRTEDGLVERFELYINGQEIANAFSELNDPIDQKERFVEQASLRARGDDEAMTFDEDYVETLEYGMPPTAGLGIGIDRLTMLLTGAESIRDVILFPTMRPEK; this is translated from the coding sequence ATGCAGAACGGTCAGACCGAAGACCTCAACGATCTCATGCGCCGCAGGCGGGAGGAGTATCACGAGCTGCTCGAACGCGGGGTGCAGCCTTACGCGTATGAATTTCCGGTGGACGCTGAAGCGGCGGACATTCTCGCATCTTTCACCGATGAGGCGGAAGAGCGAAATGTCGCGCTCGCGGGACGCATCATGACGATTCGCCGTATGGGCAAAGCGTCGTTTACCCATATCACCGACCATACCGGGAAAATCCAGATATACGTCAAACGTGACGATGTGGGCGAGGACAGCTACAAGATGTTCAAGCTGCTCGACATCGGCGATGTGATCGGCGTGAAGGGTTTCGTGTTCCGTACGCGTACCGGCGAGGTGTCGGTGCATGCGAAGGAAATCGTTCTGCTCGCGAAATCCCTGCGTCCCCTGCCCGTGCCGAAAGAGAAAACGGACGAGGAAGGAAACAAGGTTGTCTACGATCAGTTCGCCGACAAGGAACTGCGCTACCGCAAGCGGGCACTGGATCTGATCGTGAATCCCTCGGTGAAGGATGTGTTCGTCAAGCGCTCGCAGCTGATTCGCAGCATGCGTGCGTTTCTCGACGGACGCGGATATCTCGAGGTCGAAACACCCGTGCTGCAGCCGCTGTACGGCGGCGCCGCCGCGCGTCCCTTCGTCACCCATCACAACGCGCTCGACATGACGCTCTACCTGCGCATTGCCGACGAGCTGTACCTGAAGCGCCTGATCGTGGGCGGTTTCCACGGCGTGTATGAAATCAGCAAGGATTTCCGCAACGAGGGGATGGACCGCAATCACAACCCGGAATTCACCATGATGGAATTGTACGTGGCGTACAAGGACTACCGGTGGATGATGGAGCTTGTCGAGGAAATGCTGTTCACCATCAACAAGGCTGTCAACAACAGCAATACCGCTGTCGTGGGTGGTGAGGAAATCGACTTCACGCCGCCGTTCCGCCGCCTGAGCATGTTCGATTCCATCAAGGAACATACGGGCGAGGATCTGCGCGGCAAGGATGAAGCCGGTCTGCGCGAAGCCGCAAAACGTCTCGGCGTGGAACTCGAAGACAGTGACGGTCCGGGAAAAATCATCGATGAGATTTTCTCGGAACGCGTGGAAGATAATCTCATTCAACCGACGTTTATTACCGACTACCCGCTCGAACTTTCGCCGCTGGCCAAGAAACATCGCACGGAAGATGGACTGGTCGAGCGTTTCGAGCTGTATATCAATGGACAGGAGATCGCCAATGCGTTCTCCGAACTCAATGACCCGATCGATCAGAAGGAACGTTTCGTCGAGCAGGCCAGCCTGCGGGCTCGGGGTGACGACGAGGCCATGACCTTCGATGAAGACTACGTGGAAACACTGGAATACGGCATGCCGCCGACGGCCGGACTCGGTATCGGTATCGACAGGCTGACCATGCTGCTGACCGGTGCGGAATCCATCCGCGATGTCATCCTCTTCCCGACCATGCGTCCGGAAAAGTAG
- a CDS encoding type II toxin-antitoxin system Phd/YefM family antitoxin, whose protein sequence is MKLSEQVKPVSYFKANAAEMLRSVGEGGAPYIITQNGEAKAVLMDIDSYEETQETLALLKILALGTRQIEENDVYPADEVFDRLRDGLREK, encoded by the coding sequence ATGAAGCTTTCCGAACAGGTCAAACCCGTCAGCTACTTCAAAGCGAATGCTGCGGAGATGCTCCGCTCCGTAGGCGAAGGAGGCGCCCCGTATATCATTACACAGAACGGGGAGGCAAAAGCCGTGCTGATGGATATCGACAGCTACGAGGAAACGCAGGAGACGCTTGCACTGCTGAAAATCCTCGCTCTGGGGACGCGCCAGATCGAAGAGAATGATGTGTATCCTGCCGATGAGGTTTTCGACCGCCTCCGTGATGGATTGCGGGAGAAATAA
- a CDS encoding type II toxin-antitoxin system RelE/ParE family toxin → MSHTVFFTRDAVRDLDAIRDYLLDHGGVDGAIEEIDRLQKRIKRLHVHPERGHVPRELHASGLQDIREIIEKPYRILYRVTGTQVFVLLVAHERRDMQTLLQRRLLRG, encoded by the coding sequence ATGTCCCATACCGTTTTTTTTACCAGGGATGCAGTCCGCGACCTGGACGCGATCCGGGATTATCTCCTCGATCATGGCGGAGTGGATGGTGCCATTGAGGAAATAGACAGACTGCAGAAGCGCATAAAACGGCTCCATGTCCACCCCGAGCGGGGACATGTACCAAGGGAATTGCACGCGTCGGGATTGCAGGACATCCGGGAAATAATCGAGAAACCATACCGCATTCTCTACCGCGTCACTGGAACACAGGTTTTCGTCTTGCTCGTCGCTCATGAACGACGCGACATGCAGACGCTGCTGCAGCGGCGCCTGCTGCGGGGTTAG
- a CDS encoding phosphoribosylaminoimidazolesuccinocarboxamide synthase: MQALAQTNFDTLSLFRRGKVRDVYELGDKLLIVATDRLSAFDVVLPDPIPMKGTVLTQISRFWFDRTTHITRNHCISTDVTEYPEELAPYAEDLKGRSMLVRKTQPLAIECVVRGYLTGSGLKEYRRSQSVCGIPLGEGLVDGSMLPEPLFTPSTKADEGHDENIDFETAAGIVGREQAEKARDLSIALYSFARDFARERGIIIADTKFEFGVDAEGEIILIDEALTPDSSRFWPMEGYAPGQSQPSFDKQYVRDYLESVKWDKNPPAPELPADVIAKTTEKYLEAYQLVTGQQLAV; this comes from the coding sequence ATGCAAGCCCTGGCACAGACCAATTTCGACACGCTTTCGCTTTTCCGCCGCGGCAAGGTCCGCGACGTATACGAACTCGGCGACAAACTGCTCATCGTGGCAACCGATCGTCTCTCCGCGTTCGACGTGGTGCTTCCGGATCCCATTCCCATGAAGGGAACGGTGCTCACGCAGATTTCGCGTTTCTGGTTTGACCGCACGACACATATCACGCGCAATCACTGTATCTCCACCGATGTGACTGAGTATCCCGAAGAACTCGCCCCCTATGCCGAGGATTTGAAGGGCCGTAGCATGCTTGTGCGCAAAACGCAGCCGCTGGCCATCGAGTGTGTGGTGCGTGGGTATCTGACCGGCAGCGGACTCAAGGAATACCGCCGCTCGCAGTCCGTCTGCGGCATTCCCCTGGGGGAAGGACTCGTGGACGGCTCCATGCTGCCCGAGCCCCTGTTTACGCCGTCAACCAAGGCGGATGAGGGACATGACGAAAACATCGATTTCGAAACTGCAGCGGGCATCGTCGGGCGCGAACAGGCCGAAAAGGCACGCGACCTGAGCATCGCGCTCTACAGCTTCGCGCGTGATTTCGCCCGTGAGCGCGGTATTATCATCGCGGATACGAAGTTCGAGTTCGGCGTCGACGCCGAGGGCGAGATCATCCTCATCGACGAAGCGCTCACGCCCGATTCCTCCCGCTTCTGGCCAATGGAAGGCTACGCACCGGGACAGTCGCAGCCGAGCTTCGACAAGCAGTATGTGCGCGACTACCTGGAGTCGGTCAAGTGGGACAAGAATCCGCCGGCCCCTGAGCTTCCCGCCGACGTGATCGCGAAGACTACCGAGAAGTATCTCGAGGCCTATCAGCTCGTCACCGGACAGCAGCTGGCGGTCTGA
- a CDS encoding DUF3788 domain-containing protein translates to MSIAVPKLPFNDHKHPPTRPEIDLQLGVLPAIELKRFEHKLELIEPQINWSMQWYENEAGWGYRASYRSRVVCVLHFYKGFFSVTLSVPIDETDDYLALKETTPLVRTAFEHFKLSAKMKWVTFNISRGADVDAVIAIANKKMADLRKKTRGAS, encoded by the coding sequence ATGAGTATTGCCGTTCCCAAACTGCCCTTCAACGATCACAAGCATCCGCCCACGCGGCCTGAGATCGATCTCCAGCTCGGCGTGCTGCCCGCCATCGAGCTCAAGCGCTTCGAGCACAAACTCGAACTCATAGAACCGCAGATCAACTGGTCGATGCAGTGGTACGAAAACGAAGCCGGCTGGGGCTATCGCGCCTCTTACCGCTCCCGTGTCGTCTGCGTGCTGCATTTCTACAAGGGCTTTTTTTCGGTGACACTCTCCGTACCCATCGACGAAACCGATGACTACCTCGCGCTCAAGGAAACGACACCGCTGGTCCGTACCGCCTTCGAGCATTTCAAGCTGTCGGCCAAAATGAAGTGGGTGACCTTCAACATCAGTCGCGGTGCTGACGTCGATGCCGTCATCGCCATCGCGAATAAGAAAATGGCGGATCTGCGAAAGAAAACACGCGGAGCATCCTGA
- a CDS encoding spore maturation protein produces the protein MFRALVSVISAVAIPALMLFFLVYGAFKKVKVYEVAVEGAKEGFQIAVRIIPYLVLMLVSIAIFRASGAMDVFITIVRPLTDLVGIPAEALPMAIMRPLSGSGSLGIMTETMQAYGTDSFIGVLVSTLYGSTETTFYVLAVYFGAVGIRNTRHALPTGLLADFIAFLAAVFFVGLVL, from the coding sequence ATGTTCCGCGCACTTGTCTCGGTCATCTCCGCGGTAGCCATTCCCGCGCTGATGCTGTTTTTCCTCGTCTACGGTGCCTTCAAAAAGGTGAAAGTCTACGAAGTCGCCGTCGAAGGAGCGAAAGAAGGCTTTCAGATCGCCGTACGCATCATCCCGTATCTCGTGCTGATGCTGGTGTCCATTGCCATCTTCCGCGCCAGCGGTGCGATGGACGTCTTCATCACCATCGTGCGTCCCCTGACCGACCTCGTCGGTATCCCCGCCGAAGCCCTGCCCATGGCCATCATGCGTCCTCTGTCCGGCAGCGGTTCCCTCGGCATCATGACCGAGACCATGCAGGCCTATGGCACCGACAGCTTCATCGGCGTCCTCGTCTCCACCCTCTACGGCAGCACCGAAACCACCTTCTACGTCCTCGCCGTCTACTTCGGCGCCGTCGGCATCCGCAACACCCGCCACGCGCTCCCCACCGGCCTCCTCGCCGACTTCATCGCCTTCCTCGCGGCGGTCTTCTTCGTGGGGCTTGTGCTCTGA
- a CDS encoding N-acetylmuramoyl-L-alanine amidase — protein sequence MKSIITPVIAALLLLIGLTACGPSVYFVTPPDLRDAFKRDSAIASYREVLKDVTVFVDPGHGGEDRDGVGPAGDVVEADVNLRVALRLRDYLKQAGANVMLSRETDKTVPLEARAQQANANQADIFVSIHHNAAGNKWTNYTTTFYHSRPGEMGYAPSSHDLAKYIQRDLAYVMGNPGPLASFDGTMSDYLVNPGKGFAVLRNTTMTAVLVECAFFTSEYEEQRLRRQAFNDIQAWGIFRGIGKYFEAGIPHLAYSSPRVFKERSPKIELQVRDRSDILDESILVYIDGNEQGFTFNRKTGKITVSPFTELSQGYHHLTAQVRNSNGNSSAPFELYFAVGNPPVKLRSSAEPAIIPPDRSAFSMVTIMALDSAGSSVPDGLPIRFRTSNGIDTMLTLTGGVARMNVYPGRAERVTFEATNGPVKTEGLITTSVDARYTRGIVMSTDGKALSGATIELPGGGVVKSNADGVYIIAGKETDGMKVVLTAQGYFGREEALKGGPIQDPVLLSPVAHGVLRGKTIILDLAGDAEAVPDRVDYMTLRHVQQLLTASGARVIVPAGDESMSLEDALKLYADAPLFQFAVNGSDRVITLRANARSDSRNFGVRMQRIFPQFTGIGLNRFVLRIPWREDIKDRQQISVTLPVPSGRTYAQQLAPLFSWNIAWAVYASILAGEDYGTDGTKLVEVTVHDAAGKPAPFVRVQLNHALTTMTDNEGVCRFVGVSVEDDEVRVIDEGDYKIKGVRTEIMR from the coding sequence ATGAAATCAATTATTACGCCTGTCATCGCGGCGCTTCTTCTGCTGATCGGACTCACGGCCTGTGGTCCCTCGGTGTATTTCGTCACACCGCCCGATCTGCGTGATGCGTTCAAGCGTGATTCGGCCATTGCCTCGTATCGCGAGGTGCTGAAAGACGTCACGGTGTTTGTTGACCCGGGACACGGAGGCGAGGATCGTGATGGCGTGGGTCCTGCCGGCGATGTCGTCGAAGCGGATGTCAATCTCCGCGTCGCCCTGCGCCTGCGTGACTATCTCAAGCAGGCGGGTGCCAACGTGATGCTTTCGCGGGAAACCGACAAGACCGTTCCGCTCGAAGCCCGCGCCCAGCAGGCGAATGCCAATCAGGCAGACATCTTCGTTTCCATCCATCACAACGCGGCAGGGAACAAGTGGACGAATTATACGACCACGTTTTACCACTCGCGTCCGGGAGAAATGGGTTACGCACCATCCAGCCACGACCTGGCGAAATACATTCAGCGTGACCTGGCCTATGTGATGGGCAATCCCGGTCCCCTCGCGTCGTTTGACGGCACCATGTCGGATTACCTTGTGAATCCCGGCAAAGGCTTTGCTGTTCTTCGCAACACCACGATGACGGCGGTGCTTGTCGAATGCGCCTTCTTCACCTCCGAATATGAAGAGCAGCGCCTGCGCCGCCAGGCGTTCAACGACATCCAGGCCTGGGGCATATTCCGTGGTATCGGGAAATACTTCGAGGCGGGAATCCCGCACCTTGCCTACAGCTCGCCGCGTGTGTTCAAGGAACGCTCGCCGAAAATCGAACTGCAGGTGCGCGACCGCAGTGACATTCTCGACGAGAGCATTCTCGTGTACATCGACGGGAATGAGCAGGGCTTTACGTTCAACCGGAAGACGGGAAAGATCACCGTCAGTCCTTTCACCGAACTTTCGCAGGGCTATCACCATCTCACTGCCCAGGTGCGCAACAGCAACGGGAACAGTTCGGCTCCTTTCGAACTGTATTTCGCCGTGGGGAATCCCCCGGTGAAGCTGCGTTCCTCCGCCGAGCCCGCGATTATTCCCCCCGACCGCAGCGCCTTCAGCATGGTGACCATCATGGCGCTCGACAGTGCGGGAAGCTCGGTGCCTGATGGACTCCCGATCCGTTTCCGCACCAGTAACGGTATCGATACCATGCTCACGCTGACAGGCGGTGTCGCACGCATGAACGTGTATCCCGGACGCGCGGAACGGGTGACCTTCGAGGCGACCAATGGTCCGGTAAAAACCGAAGGACTGATCACAACATCCGTCGATGCGCGCTATACGCGCGGTATTGTGATGAGTACTGACGGAAAGGCACTGTCCGGCGCCACGATTGAACTGCCCGGCGGCGGCGTTGTGAAGAGCAACGCTGACGGCGTGTATATCATTGCCGGGAAGGAAACCGATGGCATGAAGGTGGTGCTTACGGCACAGGGATATTTCGGCCGCGAGGAAGCGCTGAAGGGCGGACCCATCCAGGATCCCGTTCTGCTTTCGCCTGTCGCACATGGCGTACTGCGCGGGAAGACCATCATTCTCGACCTCGCGGGCGATGCAGAAGCCGTGCCCGATCGGGTCGACTACATGACGCTCCGTCATGTGCAGCAGCTGCTGACCGCCAGCGGGGCCCGCGTGATTGTTCCTGCAGGCGATGAAAGCATGTCTCTTGAGGACGCGCTTAAGCTCTATGCTGACGCGCCGCTGTTCCAGTTCGCCGTCAACGGCAGCGACCGCGTGATCACGCTGCGTGCGAATGCGCGATCGGACAGCAGGAATTTCGGAGTGCGCATGCAGCGTATTTTCCCGCAGTTTACCGGGATCGGACTCAATCGCTTTGTCCTGCGCATTCCCTGGCGCGAAGATATCAAAGACAGGCAGCAGATCAGCGTGACGCTTCCAGTGCCTTCGGGGCGCACGTACGCGCAGCAGCTGGCTCCGCTGTTCAGCTGGAATATCGCCTGGGCCGTCTACGCCAGCATTCTCGCAGGTGAGGACTATGGAACGGACGGTACCAAGCTCGTCGAAGTCACTGTGCACGACGCAGCGGGCAAACCCGCACCATTCGTCCGCGTTCAACTCAACCACGCGCTGACCACGATGACAGACAACGAAGGCGTCTGCCGTTTCGTCGGTGTAAGTGTGGAAGATGATGAAGTGCGTGTCATTGACGAAGGCGATTACAAAATCAAAGGCGTGCGCACGGAAATCATGCGCTGA
- a CDS encoding class I SAM-dependent methyltransferase has protein sequence MLQAEQFYDDIAASYDAMTGFDTRLAAQKPLLQRLIDRLPAESVIDMGCGTGVHAIALAQMGLRATGVDISAGMLERAQRHAGQHSASVRFVHGDFLAPLTDPPADLLLCLGNSLPHLPSRAALAAVFAHWRSLLVPGGHVLVQLLNYRRVLTRKERIVNIRRDGERTIVRFYDFLDDGLQFNILTIDATASAASASAAGASAAGASATSASAAGASPKHRLQSTRLQPFTDTDLVEAAATAGLRETGVFGGLDFSSFHANSTDCVLIATL, from the coding sequence ATGCTCCAGGCAGAACAGTTTTATGACGACATCGCCGCTTCGTATGACGCGATGACAGGGTTCGATACACGTCTCGCCGCGCAGAAGCCGCTGCTGCAGCGCCTCATCGATCGCCTCCCCGCCGAAAGTGTGATCGATATGGGCTGCGGCACGGGCGTACACGCCATCGCGCTCGCGCAAATGGGTCTGCGCGCTACCGGCGTGGATATCTCCGCCGGCATGCTCGAACGCGCGCAGCGGCATGCCGGGCAGCACTCGGCCTCCGTGCGTTTCGTACATGGTGATTTCCTGGCCCCACTGACCGATCCCCCCGCCGACCTGCTGCTCTGCCTCGGGAATTCCCTTCCCCATCTCCCCTCCCGCGCCGCCCTCGCTGCCGTATTCGCGCACTGGCGCTCGCTGCTTGTCCCGGGTGGACACGTGCTCGTTCAGCTGCTCAACTACCGCCGCGTCCTTACCCGGAAGGAACGTATCGTCAACATCCGGCGTGACGGTGAGCGCACGATCGTGCGTTTCTATGATTTCCTGGACGACGGCCTGCAGTTCAATATCCTCACGATAGATGCCACCGCTTCCGCAGCCAGCGCTTCCGCAGCTGGTGCTTCCGCAGCTGGTGCTTCCGCAACCAGCGCTTCTGCAGCGGGCGCTTCGCCGAAGCATAGGCTGCAGAGTACACGCCTTCAGCCATTTACCGATACCGATCTCGTCGAAGCGGCGGCGACGGCGGGACTGCGGGAAACCGGTGTATTCGGTGGACTTGATTTCTCGTCTTTTCATGCCAACAGCACCGACTGCGTCCTCATCGCAACCCTGTGA
- a CDS encoding metal-dependent hydrolase: MDFVTQVTLGGVVGQATMNRELGNKAVLWGMLAGALPDLDVLANPLLDPVTQLTWHRGISHSLLLLVVLTPLLGWLISRIHRGEVTVEKAALFTFLAIGTHILIDLLTTYGTQILAPFSHEQFAWNVLFIIDPLFTLPLLVFLIFSLFRGEVRAKLFRNSIGIIFASAYVIIALVFKFSAVDAFHDELERQEITPQRMIVVPTPFNCILWRCVAETADGYYIGYHSFLDEIKEISFTYVPRNEQLLSVIEDQRAIRTLRWFSEGWFSVQQTPEGALYFRDLRFGDIDVGEPENSFGLGPARDLAFTFRFALLRGSETGEDQITIRREFPEPEDYEQMLEILWQRIKGLRPEIKPLGR, translated from the coding sequence ATGGATTTCGTGACACAGGTAACGCTCGGCGGCGTGGTGGGACAGGCTACCATGAACCGCGAACTCGGCAACAAGGCCGTGCTCTGGGGTATGCTTGCCGGTGCACTGCCGGATCTCGATGTGCTCGCGAACCCGTTGCTCGATCCGGTAACCCAGCTCACCTGGCATCGCGGTATCTCGCACAGTCTGTTGCTCCTCGTCGTGCTCACCCCCCTGCTGGGCTGGCTGATCTCCCGCATCCACCGCGGGGAAGTCACAGTGGAAAAGGCCGCCCTGTTCACCTTCCTGGCCATCGGGACGCATATTCTCATTGATCTGCTCACCACGTACGGCACGCAAATCCTCGCCCCGTTCTCGCATGAACAATTCGCGTGGAACGTCCTCTTCATCATAGACCCTCTTTTCACGCTGCCCCTGCTCGTGTTTCTCATCTTTTCACTGTTTCGGGGTGAGGTACGCGCGAAACTCTTCCGCAATTCCATCGGGATTATTTTCGCGAGTGCATACGTGATCATCGCCCTGGTCTTCAAATTTTCAGCTGTCGACGCCTTTCACGACGAACTCGAGCGGCAGGAAATCACACCGCAGCGCATGATCGTCGTTCCCACGCCGTTCAACTGCATACTCTGGCGCTGCGTGGCGGAAACCGCAGATGGCTATTACATCGGGTATCACAGTTTTCTCGACGAGATAAAAGAGATTTCCTTCACCTACGTTCCGCGCAATGAACAATTGCTTTCGGTCATCGAGGATCAGCGTGCGATTCGTACACTGCGGTGGTTTTCCGAAGGCTGGTTCAGCGTGCAGCAGACCCCGGAGGGAGCGCTGTATTTTCGTGACCTCCGTTTTGGCGATATCGATGTCGGAGAGCCCGAAAACAGTTTCGGTCTGGGTCCCGCACGTGATCTCGCGTTCACCTTCCGCTTCGCATTGTTGCGCGGATCTGAGACGGGAGAAGATCAGATTACCATACGCAGGGAATTCCCCGAACCGGAGGACTACGAGCAAATGCTGGAAATCCTCTGGCAGCGTATCAAGGGACTCCGGCCGGAAATCAAGCCTCTCGGACGCTGA